One window of the Rosa rugosa chromosome 3, drRosRugo1.1, whole genome shotgun sequence genome contains the following:
- the LOC133736765 gene encoding uncharacterized protein LOC133736765 yields MASLCVNNSFILNTQTLHKRSFLPATTNKRRRSVTIAAESSSSMATEKLGIKIEKNPPESTLTQLGVRNWPKWSCPPSKFPWTYSDKETCYLLEGKVKVTPAGSKESVEIGGGDLVEFPKGMSCTWDVSVGVDKHYNFG; encoded by the exons ATGGCATCACTGTGCGTTAATAATAGCTTTATATTAAACACCCAAACTCTACACAAACGCTCCTTTCTGCCTGCAACAAccaacaaaagaagaagatcaGTGACCATAGCAGCAGAGTCATCTTCTTCAATGGCTACTGAAAAATTGGGTATCAAGATTGAAAAGAATCCTCCCGAGTCCACGCTCACCCAGCTCGGCGTCAGGAATTGGCCTAA GTGGAGTTGCCCTCCAAGCAAGTTTCCATGGACGTACAGTGACAAAGAGACTTGCTATCTGTTGGAAGGAAAGGTGAAGGTTACTCCTGCTGGATCAAAAGAGTCGGTTGAGATTGGTGGTGGTGACTTGGTGGAATTTCCTAAAGGAATGAGCTGCACGTGGGATGTGTCAGTGGGGGTAGACAAGCACTATAACTTCGGCTAG
- the LOC133738977 gene encoding probable fructokinase-5 produces the protein MADSLIVAFGEMLIDFVPDTAGVSLAESTGFLKAPGGAPANVACAISKLGGKAAFVGKVGDDEFGHMLINILKKNGVNTEGVCVDAHARTALAFVTLRKDGEREFMFYRNPSADMLLKDSELNMGLIKQAKIFHYGSISLISEPCKSAHMAAMKAAKDAGILLSYDPNVRLPLWPSADAARDGIKSIWNQADFIKVSDDEVQFLTQGDPDKEEVVLSLWHDNLKLLVVTDGEKGCRYFTKKFKGNVTGFSVKTVDTTGAGDAFVGSFLLSMAKDMSIFEDEAKLKEALSFANACGAICTTQKGAIPALPAVSDALELIKSKAK, from the exons ATGGCGGATTCACTGATTGTTGCTTTCGGGGAGATGTTGATCGACTTTGTCCCCGACACCGCCGGTGTGTCGTTGGCAGAGTCCACCGGCTTTCTCAAAGCCCCCGGTGGTGCACCTGCCAATGTGGCTTGTGCTATCAGTAAGCTTGGTGGAAAAGCGGCATTCGTCGGAAAG GTGGGAGATGACGAGTTTGGACACATGCTTATCAACATACTGAAGAAGAATGGAGTGAACACTGAGGGAGTGTGCGTGGATGCGCATGCTCGAACCGCACTGGCGTTTGTGACCTTGAGAAAGGACGGTGAGAGGGAGTTCATGTTCTACAGGAACCCTAGTGCTGACATGTTGCTCAAGGATTCAGAGCTGAACATGGGTCTGATTAAGCAGGCCAAGATATTCCATTATGGATCCATAAGCCTAATATCTGAGCCATGCAAATCGGCTCATATGGCAGCCATGAAAGCCGCCAAGGATGCCGGTATACTGCTTTCTTATGATCCCAACGTCAGGTTGCCCCTCTGGCCTTCTGCTGATGCTGCTAGAGATGGCATCAAGAGCATCTGGAATCAGGCTGATTTCATTAAG GTGAGCGATGATGAGGTGCAATTCCTAACTCAAGGAGATCCTGACAAAGAAGAAGTGGTTCTCTCCCTCTGGCACGATAATCTCAAACTGCTTGTTGTCACTGATGGTGAGAAGGGTTGCAGATATTTTACTAAG AAATTCAAAGGAAATGTGACTGGTTTCTCGGTTAAAACTGTTGACACAACTGGTGCGGGTGATGCTTTTGTTGGttcatttcttctttccatGGCTAAAGATATGTCCATCTTTGAG GATGAAGCAAAATTGAAGGAGGCTCTGTCTTTTGCAAATGCTTGTGGAGCTATCTGTACTACTCAGAAGGGTGCAATTCCTGCCCTTCCAGCCGTATCCGATGCTCTCGAACTCATTAAGTCAAAAGCCAAAtag